In Chryseobacterium lactis, a single genomic region encodes these proteins:
- a CDS encoding DUF1896 family protein encodes MDILLKNLSYFRSNLQELLYTNYPEKAYDSKFISQRSNWAFKAYEGAIQGKNTEEEAERIANSILFEALYFSKFNTIFQVVTYEFDTFFVDEEIRPFSLKMLNVCDDIFKKYDLTDDFAYSTDYDYLYNDIKAIISEWIKKNLNL; translated from the coding sequence ATGGATATTTTACTTAAAAACCTCTCGTATTTTAGATCAAACCTTCAAGAATTACTATACACCAATTATCCTGAAAAGGCTTACGATTCTAAATTTATTTCTCAACGTTCAAATTGGGCTTTTAAAGCTTATGAAGGTGCTATTCAAGGTAAAAATACTGAAGAAGAAGCTGAGAGAATCGCAAATTCTATTCTTTTTGAAGCTCTATATTTTTCCAAGTTCAATACAATTTTTCAAGTTGTCACCTACGAATTCGACACCTTTTTTGTTGATGAAGAGATAAGACCATTTTCTCTAAAAATGCTGAATGTCTGCGATGATATATTTAAAAAATATGATCTAACGGATGACTTTGCGTATAGTACTGACTATGATTATCTTTATAACGATATCAAAGCTATTATTAGTGAATGGATTAAAAAGAACTTGAATTTATAA